A genome region from Planifilum fulgidum includes the following:
- the ftsX gene encoding permease-like cell division protein FtsX, producing the protein MKIDTMFRHAREAFKSLRRNTWMTFAAVSAVAVTLLIFGFFLVFAFNINYLAKELDQQVAIRASIVPGASADDIEQLQKQIEQDPAVKSVTFVSKQQGLQQLKAQLGEDSKILEGLEGEENPLPDTLVIVPQNPQGIEELAKKIKAHNMIEDEDHGDGVTDKLLDFSSLVRNVVLVFGLGLAVLAAFLISNTIKLTIFARRREIEIMRLVGASNWFIRWPFFIEGALIGMLGAVFPVIIVLAFYKAALNVLTDGSQYSFIKMLPMMPLSLYVALLTTFLGVLIGVWGSVISIRRFLKV; encoded by the coding sequence ATGAAGATTGACACGATGTTTCGGCATGCGCGGGAGGCCTTCAAAAGTCTCCGGCGCAACACGTGGATGACCTTTGCGGCGGTCAGCGCCGTCGCCGTCACCCTGCTCATCTTCGGCTTTTTCCTCGTTTTCGCCTTCAACATCAACTATCTCGCCAAGGAATTGGACCAGCAGGTGGCCATCCGCGCGTCGATCGTGCCGGGGGCTTCCGCCGACGACATCGAGCAGCTGCAAAAGCAGATCGAACAGGACCCGGCGGTAAAATCGGTGACCTTCGTCTCCAAACAGCAAGGGCTGCAGCAATTGAAGGCCCAGTTGGGAGAGGACAGCAAGATCCTGGAGGGGTTGGAAGGGGAGGAAAACCCCCTGCCGGACACTCTGGTGATTGTTCCGCAGAATCCCCAGGGGATCGAGGAGCTGGCCAAGAAGATCAAGGCCCACAACATGATTGAGGATGAGGATCACGGCGACGGCGTGACGGACAAGTTGCTGGATTTCTCCAGCCTGGTCCGCAACGTGGTGTTGGTCTTCGGTCTCGGGCTGGCGGTGCTGGCGGCGTTCCTCATCTCCAACACGATTAAGCTGACCATTTTCGCCCGCCGCCGCGAAATCGAGATCATGCGCCTGGTCGGAGCGAGCAACTGGTTCATTCGCTGGCCCTTCTTCATCGAGGGGGCGCTCATCGGAATGCTGGGAGCCGTCTTTCCGGTGATCATTGTGCTCGCTTTCTACAAAGCCGCCTTGAATGTTCTGACGGACGGCAGTCAGTACAGCTTTATCAAAATGTTGCCCATGATGCCCCTTTCCCTGTATGTTGCGCTGTTGACCACCTTCCTCGGCGTGTTGATCGGGGTTTGGGGAAGCGTGATCTCGATCCGTCGTTTCCTGAAGGTTTGA